A single Desulfovibrio aminophilus DNA region contains:
- a CDS encoding methyl-accepting chemotaxis protein, with protein MRGTVVVWLAGVAIIVMITAASLGLDWKFLVAAGVLALGLSAWAAALANRLSGGIRSAVSAFREKHDPEALAAAPGEAGDLLAPLREEVAALRKDAVFFGGAVRAANNPLLVCDRQGKIVFATKPLLDILRKPSAQVLGLTVSQAFYNRDGASVTEKVMESGQAVDKEVELDLHDGRKLPIRLASNVITDAGGKVIGAFSSFIDLSQRVAEMRQIEEQRAQVAEVGKEVSTLAERVASASEELSASADEQARGAQKQKSQTDSVATAMEEMTATVLEVAQNAAATSQAADEARTSAHQGVDMVGQAVRGINQVSESAGKLSEVLAQLDSQAAEIGRIINVINDIADQTNLLALNAAIEAARAGEAGRGFAVVADEVRKLAEKTMTATKEVEEAIGTIQQRSRHATESMDETARQVHASTDLSNKAGEALQTIMQRIEDMVMRVSQIAAAAEEQSSAAEEINRNIEEIAQVAREADEGASQAAVATRDLAELAQELLTVASHFTGGGQEASKLRQSEGEMKGVLPRITQDYVREAYGQDAFEAMQENMGKPVFLPTASYPDQVLHQMAEFVAGRKGGSTRDFFLGMGRYTIKAFHKMYGRYFKNEDLKTFYLRMNDLHAQLTKDQPGIKPPKFSYEDKGKTLFMNYRSKRGLFDYFEGILLGAAEFKGERVKIKLIPMDKETARAEITFLDAGAGK; from the coding sequence ATGCGCGGTACTGTGGTGGTCTGGCTGGCCGGGGTGGCGATCATCGTCATGATCACGGCGGCGTCCCTTGGTCTGGACTGGAAGTTTCTGGTTGCGGCGGGTGTCCTGGCCTTGGGGCTGTCGGCCTGGGCCGCCGCCCTGGCGAACCGCCTGTCCGGGGGGATTCGGTCCGCCGTCTCCGCCTTTCGCGAGAAACATGACCCCGAGGCCCTGGCCGCCGCTCCGGGCGAGGCCGGGGATCTGCTGGCTCCGCTGCGCGAGGAAGTCGCCGCCCTGCGGAAGGACGCCGTGTTCTTCGGCGGGGCCGTCCGGGCGGCCAACAACCCTCTGCTGGTCTGCGACCGCCAGGGCAAGATCGTCTTCGCCACCAAGCCGTTGCTGGACATTCTGCGCAAGCCCTCGGCCCAAGTGCTGGGCCTCACGGTGAGCCAGGCCTTCTACAACCGCGACGGCGCCTCGGTCACGGAAAAGGTCATGGAATCGGGCCAAGCCGTGGACAAGGAGGTCGAACTGGACCTTCACGACGGGCGCAAGCTGCCGATCCGTCTGGCCTCCAACGTCATCACGGACGCGGGGGGCAAGGTCATCGGCGCGTTCAGCTCGTTCATCGACCTTTCCCAGCGCGTGGCCGAAATGCGCCAGATTGAGGAACAGCGCGCCCAGGTGGCCGAGGTCGGCAAGGAAGTCTCCACCCTGGCCGAACGGGTGGCCTCGGCTTCCGAGGAGCTGTCCGCCTCGGCCGACGAACAGGCCCGGGGCGCGCAGAAGCAGAAGTCCCAGACAGACTCCGTGGCCACGGCCATGGAGGAGATGACGGCCACGGTTTTGGAGGTGGCCCAGAACGCGGCGGCCACGTCCCAGGCGGCCGACGAGGCCCGGACTTCGGCCCACCAGGGCGTGGACATGGTCGGCCAGGCCGTGCGGGGCATCAACCAGGTTTCCGAATCCGCGGGCAAGCTCTCCGAGGTTCTGGCCCAGCTCGATTCGCAGGCCGCCGAGATCGGCCGGATCATCAACGTGATCAACGACATCGCGGACCAGACCAACCTTCTGGCCCTGAACGCGGCCATCGAGGCCGCCCGGGCGGGCGAGGCCGGGCGCGGTTTCGCGGTGGTGGCCGACGAGGTGCGCAAGCTGGCCGAGAAGACGATGACCGCCACCAAGGAGGTGGAGGAGGCCATCGGCACCATCCAGCAGCGTTCGCGCCACGCCACCGAGTCCATGGACGAGACGGCCCGACAGGTGCACGCCAGCACGGACCTCTCCAACAAGGCGGGCGAAGCGCTCCAGACCATCATGCAGCGCATCGAGGACATGGTCATGCGGGTCTCCCAGATCGCCGCCGCCGCCGAGGAGCAGTCCTCGGCCGCCGAGGAGATCAACCGCAACATCGAGGAGATCGCCCAGGTCGCCCGCGAGGCCGACGAAGGAGCCTCCCAGGCGGCCGTGGCCACCCGCGATCTGGCCGAACTGGCCCAGGAACTGCTCACCGTGGCTTCGCACTTCACCGGCGGCGGGCAGGAGGCGAGCAAGCTGCGCCAGTCCGAGGGCGAGATGAAGGGCGTGCTGCCCCGCATCACCCAGGACTATGTGCGCGAGGCCTACGGTCAGGACGCATTCGAGGCCATGCAGGAGAACATGGGCAAGCCCGTGTTCCTGCCCACGGCCAGCTATCCGGACCAGGTCCTGCATCAGATGGCCGAGTTCGTGGCGGGCCGCAAGGGCGGCTCCACCCGCGATTTCTTCCTCGGCATGGGCCGATACACCATCAAGGCCTTCCACAAGATGTACGGGCGCTACTTCAAGAACGAGGACCTCAAGACGTTCTACCTGCGCATGAACGACCTGCACGCCCAGCTGACCAAGGACCAGCCGGGCATCAAGCCGCCCAAGTTCAGCTACGAGGACAAGGGCAAGACCCTGTTCATGAACTACCGCTCCAAGCGCGGACTGTTCGACTACTTCGAGGGCATCCTTCTGGGCGCCGCCGAATTCAAGGGTGAGCGGGTCAAGATCAAGCTCATTCCCATGGACAAGGAGACCGCCCGCGCCGAGATCACCTTTCTCGACGCCGGAGCCGGGAAGTAG
- a CDS encoding chemotaxis protein CheA — translation MSDDLNRQVFREEAYDLLGELETTLLELEQTPGDLDVVNRVFRALHTIKGSGSMFGFEDIAAFTHEVETVFDMVRNEELAVTTELLNLVFRARDHIQKMLDADGGAVDAEVQREILDGLARVSAAPSELAAAEEGPAGDAAPEAALGVEAGEPEAAPAAPEECGYAVRIRFRDSRPPEGFSLEPLLEELGKLGPCGVSPEKALDPASPGPAWNVTLRTTATEENIRDVFFFSEFDLDVEVRHLDDAAQAGEPVRERAAKPPVDKKLGEILVEEGAIEPDDLAEALAQQKPLGQILVESGKVDKERVEQAAAKQAQARREVGEKRAEEACASHPEAVSSIRVAAEKLDNLVDLVGELVIVQAQISQVVGERADPVLTALSEELERLSDALRDSTLGIRMLPIGTTFSRYRRLVRDLSAEFGKDIALVTQGAETELDKTVIERLGDPLMHLLRNSIDHGIEPPEERLAAGKSAQGTILLAAEHSGGEVLIRISDDGRGMDAEAIRAKAVERGLIQPEAELSEKELFKLIFEPGFSTAKKLTSVSGRGVGMDVVKRSIDSLRGSVEIRSRKGQGSEIIIRLPLTLAIIDGLQVRVGDAFFVIPLSLVEECVELARQDVEEAGNQRILYLRGEIVPYIHLRDWFEVDGASPAIEQIVITRVEGSRMGIVVDSVIGEHQTVIKTLGRVYKDVEGISGATIKGDGSIALIIDVPRLVRGVVAASQ, via the coding sequence ATGTCGGATGATCTGAACAGGCAGGTGTTCCGAGAGGAGGCGTATGATCTCCTGGGCGAACTGGAGACGACCCTGCTGGAGTTGGAGCAGACGCCCGGCGACCTGGACGTGGTGAACCGGGTGTTCCGGGCCCTGCACACCATCAAGGGCTCGGGCTCCATGTTCGGATTCGAGGACATCGCCGCCTTCACCCACGAGGTGGAGACGGTCTTCGACATGGTGCGCAACGAGGAGCTGGCCGTGACCACGGAGCTCCTCAATCTCGTGTTCCGCGCCCGCGACCACATCCAGAAAATGCTCGACGCCGACGGCGGGGCCGTGGACGCGGAGGTCCAGCGGGAAATCCTGGACGGCCTGGCCCGGGTGTCCGCCGCGCCGTCCGAACTGGCCGCCGCCGAGGAAGGTCCGGCTGGAGACGCCGCCCCTGAGGCCGCCCTTGGGGTCGAAGCGGGAGAGCCGGAAGCGGCCCCGGCCGCGCCCGAGGAGTGCGGGTATGCCGTGCGCATCCGCTTCCGGGACAGTCGTCCGCCCGAGGGATTCAGCCTTGAGCCGCTGCTGGAGGAGCTGGGCAAGCTCGGCCCCTGCGGCGTGTCCCCGGAGAAGGCGCTTGATCCGGCGAGCCCCGGCCCGGCCTGGAACGTGACCCTGCGCACCACGGCCACGGAAGAGAACATCCGCGACGTGTTTTTCTTCTCCGAATTCGACCTGGACGTGGAGGTCCGCCACCTGGACGACGCGGCCCAGGCCGGAGAGCCGGTCCGCGAGAGGGCGGCGAAGCCGCCCGTGGACAAGAAGCTCGGGGAGATACTCGTGGAGGAGGGGGCCATCGAGCCGGACGATCTGGCCGAGGCCCTGGCCCAGCAGAAGCCGCTGGGCCAGATCCTGGTGGAGTCCGGCAAGGTGGACAAGGAGCGGGTCGAGCAGGCCGCCGCCAAGCAGGCCCAGGCCCGGCGCGAGGTCGGGGAGAAACGGGCCGAGGAGGCCTGCGCAAGCCACCCCGAGGCCGTGTCCTCCATCCGCGTGGCCGCCGAGAAGCTGGACAACCTCGTGGACCTTGTGGGCGAGCTGGTCATCGTCCAGGCCCAGATTTCCCAGGTGGTGGGCGAACGCGCCGACCCCGTGCTCACGGCCCTGTCCGAGGAGCTGGAGCGGCTGTCCGACGCCCTGCGGGACAGCACCCTGGGCATCCGCATGCTGCCCATCGGCACCACCTTCAGCCGCTACCGCCGCCTCGTGCGCGACCTTTCGGCCGAGTTCGGCAAGGACATCGCCCTGGTGACCCAGGGCGCGGAGACCGAGCTGGACAAGACGGTCATCGAGCGCCTGGGCGACCCGCTCATGCATTTGCTGCGCAACAGCATCGACCACGGCATCGAACCCCCGGAGGAGCGCCTGGCAGCGGGCAAGTCCGCCCAGGGCACCATCCTCCTGGCCGCCGAGCACTCCGGCGGCGAGGTGCTCATCCGCATCAGCGACGACGGCCGGGGCATGGACGCCGAGGCCATCCGGGCCAAGGCCGTGGAACGCGGCCTGATCCAGCCCGAGGCCGAGCTTTCGGAGAAGGAGCTTTTCAAGCTCATCTTCGAGCCCGGCTTCTCCACGGCCAAGAAGCTCACCAGCGTCTCGGGCCGGGGCGTGGGCATGGACGTGGTCAAGCGCTCCATCGACTCCCTGCGCGGCAGCGTGGAGATCAGGAGCCGAAAGGGCCAGGGCTCGGAGATCATCATCCGCCTGCCGCTGACCCTGGCGATCATCGACGGCCTGCAGGTGCGCGTGGGCGACGCCTTCTTCGTCATTCCCCTGTCCCTGGTGGAGGAGTGCGTGGAGCTGGCCCGCCAGGACGTGGAGGAGGCCGGGAACCAGCGCATCCTCTATCTGCGCGGCGAGATCGTGCCCTACATCCACCTGCGCGATTGGTTCGAGGTGGACGGCGCTTCCCCGGCCATCGAGCAGATCGTCATCACCCGGGTGGAGGGCAGCCGCATGGGCATCGTGGTGGACAGCGTGATCGGGGAGCACCAGACGGTGATCAAGACCCTCGGCCGCGTCTACAAGGACGTGGAGGGGATTTCCGGCGCCACCATCAAGGGCGACGGGAGCATCGCCCTGATCATCGACGTGCCGCGTCTCGTGCGCGGCGTGGTGGCGGCCTCCCAATAA
- a CDS encoding DUF190 domain-containing protein: MTLPRHAERLRIFVGENDRHKGRPVFEVIVEEARRQGLAGATVLRGIAGFGANSLVHTAKILRLSEDLPLVIEIVDTPGKIESFLPFLDGVIKEGLVTLEGVQVMFYRHNEGKKG; the protein is encoded by the coding sequence ATGACACTGCCGCGCCACGCCGAACGACTGCGCATCTTCGTGGGGGAGAACGACCGCCACAAGGGCCGCCCGGTCTTCGAAGTCATAGTGGAGGAGGCCCGCCGCCAGGGCCTGGCCGGGGCCACCGTACTTCGGGGCATCGCGGGCTTCGGAGCCAACAGCCTGGTGCACACGGCCAAGATATTACGGCTCTCCGAGGACCTGCCCCTGGTCATCGAGATCGTGGACACCCCGGGCAAGATCGAGTCCTTCCTGCCCTTCCTGGACGGCGTGATCAAGGAGGGCCTGGTCACCCTGGAAGGGGTGCAGGTCATGTTCTACCGCCACAACGAGGGGAAGAAGGGCTAG
- the crcB gene encoding fluoride efflux transporter CrcB, whose protein sequence is MRKLAILALAGAAGTLCRYWLAGAVQRLWGSDLPVGTFAVNMAGCLLFGLVWGLLENRAGLSGEWRLAALTGFMGAFTTFSTYMFETAALLRLGQALAAAANVAGQSALGLCLVLAGMALGRLI, encoded by the coding sequence ATCCGAAAACTCGCCATCCTGGCCCTGGCCGGGGCCGCCGGCACGCTGTGCCGCTACTGGCTGGCCGGGGCCGTCCAACGCCTCTGGGGCTCGGACCTGCCCGTGGGCACCTTCGCGGTGAACATGGCCGGGTGCCTGCTCTTCGGGCTGGTCTGGGGCCTTCTGGAGAACCGCGCCGGGCTGTCCGGCGAATGGCGTCTGGCGGCCCTGACCGGCTTCATGGGCGCCTTCACCACCTTCTCCACCTACATGTTCGAGACGGCCGCCCTGCTCCGCCTGGGCCAGGCCCTGGCCGCTGCCGCCAACGTGGCCGGTCAGTCGGCGCTGGGATTATGCCTGGTGCTGGCGGGCATGGCCCTGGGCCGCCTCATCTGA
- a CDS encoding protein-glutamate O-methyltransferase CheR, whose amino-acid sequence MANRDGDGDARRRAVEACSATPKMSDTDFRRFSEFITSELGIKLPPAKKTMLEARLQKRLRALGLASHRDYCEFLFSPRGMEQELAQLIDVVTTNTTHFFREPRHFEILAGKVVPDILRRKGRGRVAVWSAGCSTGEEPYTLAMVLSECAEANPGFTFSILATDISTQVLAQARRAVYAEDRIEGIPEALKRKYLLRSRDRSRRLVRMGPELRSVVSFQRLNFMREFDFREDLDIIFCRNVVIYFDRTTQEGLFKRFCGKLVPGGYLFIGHSESLAGMDLPLVQVAPTVYRRT is encoded by the coding sequence ATGGCGAACCGGGACGGCGACGGAGACGCGCGGCGGCGGGCGGTGGAGGCGTGCTCCGCCACGCCCAAGATGAGCGACACGGATTTCCGTCGTTTCAGCGAGTTCATCACCTCCGAACTGGGCATCAAGCTGCCCCCGGCCAAGAAGACCATGCTGGAGGCCCGGCTGCAGAAGCGGCTGCGCGCCCTGGGCCTGGCCTCGCACCGCGACTACTGCGAGTTCCTGTTCAGCCCCCGGGGCATGGAGCAGGAGCTGGCCCAGCTCATCGACGTGGTGACCACCAACACCACGCATTTCTTCCGCGAGCCCCGGCATTTCGAGATCCTGGCCGGGAAGGTGGTCCCGGACATCCTGCGGCGCAAGGGGCGCGGCCGGGTGGCGGTCTGGAGCGCGGGCTGCTCCACGGGCGAGGAGCCCTACACCCTGGCCATGGTCCTCTCGGAATGCGCCGAGGCCAATCCCGGATTCACCTTCTCCATCCTGGCCACGGACATCTCCACCCAGGTCCTGGCCCAGGCCAGGCGGGCCGTGTACGCCGAGGACCGCATCGAGGGCATCCCCGAGGCCCTCAAGCGCAAGTACCTGCTGCGCAGCAGGGACCGCTCCCGGCGGCTGGTGCGCATGGGGCCCGAGCTGCGCTCCGTGGTCAGCTTCCAGCGCCTGAACTTCATGCGCGAGTTCGACTTCCGGGAGGACCTGGACATCATCTTCTGCCGCAACGTGGTCATCTACTTCGACCGGACCACCCAGGAGGGATTGTTCAAGCGCTTTTGCGGCAAGCTCGTGCCCGGCGGCTACCTGTTCATCGGCCACTCCGAGAGCCTCGCGGGCATGGATCTGCCCCTGGTCCAGGTGGCCCCGACCGTGTACCGCAGAACCTGA
- a CDS encoding class IV adenylate cyclase, producing MSLECELKYLNPDLDAVRAALGNLGAERLGLCFEENLVLDDPARSLKRRGLLLRLRRAGGKAILTVKRPARMDSACKVCAEHETVVSAFDETLAGLDALGFTPAFAYEKVREAWRLSGCEVCLDRLPFGDFVEIEGPEEALRACATALGLDGCLTSRETYHALNMAWRRTHGLPEDESFVFVEPERSRLRAEAGEAAGTSSEG from the coding sequence ATGAGCCTGGAATGTGAATTGAAGTACCTCAACCCGGACCTGGACGCGGTGCGCGCGGCCCTGGGCAACCTGGGCGCGGAACGCCTGGGCCTGTGCTTCGAGGAGAACCTCGTGCTGGACGATCCGGCGCGTTCGCTGAAGCGGCGCGGCCTGCTCCTGCGGTTGCGCCGCGCCGGGGGCAAGGCCATCCTCACGGTCAAGCGTCCGGCCCGCATGGATTCGGCCTGCAAGGTCTGCGCGGAGCACGAAACCGTGGTTTCGGCCTTCGACGAGACCCTGGCCGGTCTGGACGCCCTGGGCTTCACCCCGGCCTTCGCCTACGAGAAGGTGCGCGAGGCCTGGCGGCTGTCCGGCTGCGAAGTCTGCCTGGACCGCCTGCCGTTCGGCGACTTCGTGGAGATCGAGGGCCCGGAGGAGGCCCTGCGCGCCTGCGCCACGGCCCTGGGCCTGGACGGCTGCCTGACCTCGCGGGAGACGTACCACGCCCTGAACATGGCCTGGCGCCGGACCCACGGCCTGCCCGAGGACGAGAGCTTCGTCTTCGTGGAGCCCGAGCGCTCGCG
- a CDS encoding chemotaxis response regulator protein-glutamate methylesterase, with amino-acid sequence MRKSIRVLIIDDSAVVRQTLAQLLGSDPDIEVMAAVVDPLVAVEKIKSEVPDVITLDIEMPRMDGLTFLRKLMSQHPIPVVVCSSLVEPGDETTLRALEYGAVEIVTKPKVGTKKFLEESAIRICDAVKAAAQARIKPFRGGGRDMEVAPKLSADAVLAAGKPQALRTTEKIALVGASTGGTEALRVFLEAMPTDCPPLAIVQHMPEHFTQAFANRLNVTCRISVREARDGDSMLRGQALIAPGNKHMLLKRSGARYYVEVKDGPLVSRHRPSVDVLFRSGANYAGKNVVAAIMTGMGDDGARGMRELFDAGAYTIAQDEASCVVFGMPQEAIKHGGVHKVLSLEAIAGEMVRRCNAG; translated from the coding sequence GTGCGGAAATCCATTCGTGTGCTCATCATCGACGATTCGGCCGTGGTCCGGCAGACCCTGGCCCAGCTCCTCGGCTCGGACCCGGACATCGAGGTCATGGCCGCGGTGGTGGACCCCCTGGTGGCCGTGGAGAAGATCAAGAGCGAGGTCCCGGACGTCATCACCCTGGACATCGAGATGCCGCGCATGGACGGCCTCACCTTCCTGCGCAAGCTCATGAGCCAGCATCCGATTCCGGTGGTGGTCTGCTCTTCCCTGGTGGAGCCGGGCGACGAGACCACCTTGCGGGCCCTGGAATACGGGGCCGTGGAGATCGTGACCAAGCCCAAGGTGGGCACCAAGAAATTCCTGGAGGAGTCGGCCATCCGCATCTGCGACGCGGTGAAGGCCGCGGCCCAGGCCCGGATCAAGCCATTCCGGGGCGGCGGCCGGGACATGGAGGTCGCGCCCAAGCTCTCGGCCGACGCGGTGCTCGCCGCGGGCAAGCCGCAGGCCTTGCGCACCACGGAGAAGATCGCCCTGGTGGGCGCCTCCACCGGCGGGACCGAGGCCCTGCGGGTGTTCCTGGAAGCCATGCCCACGGACTGCCCGCCCCTGGCCATCGTCCAGCACATGCCCGAACACTTCACCCAGGCCTTCGCCAACCGTCTGAACGTCACCTGCCGGATCAGCGTGCGCGAGGCCCGCGACGGCGACTCCATGCTGCGCGGGCAGGCGCTCATCGCCCCGGGCAACAAGCACATGCTGCTCAAGCGCAGCGGCGCGCGCTACTACGTGGAGGTCAAGGACGGGCCCCTGGTCTCGCGCCACCGGCCTTCGGTGGACGTGCTTTTCCGTTCCGGGGCCAACTACGCGGGCAAGAACGTGGTGGCGGCGATCATGACCGGCATGGGCGACGACGGGGCCCGGGGCATGCGCGAGCTGTTCGACGCCGGGGCCTACACCATCGCCCAGGACGAGGCCAGCTGCGTGGTCTTCGGCATGCCCCAGGAGGCCATCAAGCACGGCGGGGTGCACAAGGTTCTGTCCCTGGAGGCCATCGCCGGGGAGATGGTCCGGCGCTGCAACGCGGGCTAG